GGTGGAGGTATTCGAGGAGGCAGCGAAAGTCGCGGGAATTAGGGAGCCGAAAAACGTAGATCAGGCTAGATTCAGCCTTCCCTACTTGGTGGCGTTGGCCCTCATCTACGGGAGAGTAGGTTTAGACGAGCTAGAGAGAGGGCTCGGGGATTCTAGGGTAAGAGCCTTGGAAAGGAAAGTGAATGTGGTGGTGAATCCGGAGCTGTCGACGCAGTTCCCCGAGAGGCAACCTTCAATAGTTGAGGTTAGAGGGGAGGTATCTAAGCAGGAGAGGGTTGATTACCCGCCGGGAGATCCGGAGAACCCTGCAAACCTAGATCAGATATACAGGAAGGTGGTCTACGAGGTTAGGGCCTCTCCCGTGGTGGCAGCTCTCTACGACAGACTGAGATCGGGCAAGCTCGGTGAGGTTGTCAGCATTGTATGACCCCGAAGGCCGTCCGCCCGTGAGCCTTGTCCTTGGAAGAGTGGCGGGGGGTTTGGAGCGCACCCCTAAAAGAGTTCGTGCATAGTCGAGCACTCAGTTCGACGTTTAAAGGCTCCATATTTGCACATAACTCCAACAGAATTCGAAAGCTAAGCGCCCTTGCTTGGGAATGCTCTATAGATCTTGGCATCAAACCCGGCATCCAGTCAATACGACGGGATGGAGAATCCTATGTCTTTTAAAGGAAATCTCCCACATTCGTCCGACTTGAGATGACAAATGTTGATAGGAACATGGTTCTGAGGCTAATCGAAGAGGTTTCAGATTACTTGTCCAGTCTAAAGGAAATATGTAGGCTCTCCATAGATGAATATCTGTCGGATAGGAGAAACCTGTACACGTTGAGGTATCTCCTCATAGTAATTGTCGAATCATTATCTAAGATCGCTGTTTCCATACTGGAGAGGGATTTCGGGGTGCTACCCAGAGGGTATAGGGAGTCCTTCAGCGAATTATACAGGAAGGAAGTCGTGAGACCATCCGTGGGTACTAAAATGGAGAGACTCGCATCGCTGAGGAACATGCTGATTCACAGGTACTGGGAGGTGGATGATCTCAGGTTATATGAAGAAGCAAGAGGTGGCGGAATAGAGGCGATAGAATCATTCTTGGGAGGAGGTGAGGACTTATATCTCTGAGGATCCGTGAGGACAGGCAGAGGTTCACCTTCTACAGGCTTTCCGATTCCGAGAAAGGGGAAGTTAAGCGTAAGTTGCTCGAGGCCCTCCTACCTAGGGAGGAGATCCTAGCTGTCCTCATCTACGGGAGCTTCATCTCATCGTCCGTGTTCAGGGATATCGATGTCGGAGTTCTCACTGGTGGCAGAGTCCCTTACGGGGAGCTGCCTTGTTACGAGGAGACCTTATCGGATGAGCTAAGTCGCATCGTAGGGATTCCCGTGGATGTGAGGGTAATAGATTACGCCCCGCCCTGGTTTAGGGCGAAAGTACTGGAGGGAGAGGTGCTGCTGGAAAGGTCACCTGGCATGGTCTCCATCATGAGATTCATAGTGAAACAGATTCAGAGAGATTCCGAAGCGATGATTAGAACCGTCTTAGGGAAGATCGCCTGAGGAGAGCACGTGAACTTCCTCGAGATCTGTGATTACCACTTCTAAGCGACCGTCCGAATCCAAGTCCACGGGATAGACTCCCCTCACGGGAAAGCGAGATACCTTAATCGTAGATATTGCAGCCCCATCTGGGTCGATTAAGTGTAGGCGTCCTTGGTAGTCACCCAATAGAATTTTAGAGCTTCCATTCTTTAGATCGACTACTACGGGTGGAGAGGTGTCTTCGAACCCTAAGTCAAACTTCCTGACGCCCTCAGCTGTGACTATCATGAGGATGCCCTCTCTGGAATACGCTACTACATCTATCCTCGAATCTCCGTCAATGTCGGCTATTGCCGGTGGATAGGCATCCGGTAGAATTAGAACAATGTTTTCACCTGATTTGATGTATAAGCCGGAATTGCACAGCATTACGAGATCCTCGGTGCCGTCGCCTCCAATATCGGAAACGAAGATCTCCCTCACACTTGAGTTCATCGAGATAATCGGGCTGGGAGTTCCGCCTTCATCCACTGCTAGGATCTCGGACTTATTACCTAGATTAACGGCTACCACAGCCTCAAATTCACCGTCGTTATCGATATCCGACATGGCCGGTGGCGACAGCTCCCCACCTAGGCTCAGCTTCCACTTCAAGGTACCTCCAGGTGTGAGGGAGTAGACGCTCGATCTTGCAGTGATGATCAGCCACCTCTCCCTCCCTACGGGCGTTATCGCCGCTCCAGTGAACTCCTCACCATTCTCAGCTTTGAAGTTCCATAGGTTGGTAAGGTGGGAGAATGCCTGAACCTTTCTTCTCTCCACTACTAGGACTTCCGAGAGCCATCCCCATTCAGATCAGCTATGATTCCCCCTCTAGCTTCGCTGTCCAGCTGAACTTTAACGACTCTCCCGCTCATATCGAATATCTGCATCTCCTTACCGTCCATGAGGACTAGATCGGGGCTGCCATCCCCATCAACATCTCCAATGAGGGGAGTCAGCGTGTAGTCGGGAAAGAGAGTCTTCTCACGTCCGATGCTTAGCCCCTTGCCCGTGGCGTGCCTCACCAAGAAACTCCTCGAAACGGATCCTGAGGGGCTCGGCCACTCCATAGTCGGAGCCCAAGGAACGACCACTCTTTGCGTGGCCGCGACCCAATTACCTACCATCAAGCCGATCTCATACCTGCCGGGGAGGGCGTTCAGGGCGACTTCGGAATCGTTGATTCTGTAGAAGGTGGTGGCTGTGGATTTGATGAAGATCCTCCTCTCCTGTGCTATCAGGGGTGTTATGTCTTGCTCTAACCTGACGACGATCTCGTAAGGATGGGTTTCCACCTCCAATCGATATCTGGTGCTATCGAGGATCTATAGACCGGATGGAGTCGATACTAGGAGTTCTCCCTCTCTGTCTCCATCTACGTCTGCGTGGGCTGCACTGAGGCTCTCTTTCCCGTACACCCACTCAACGGTACCGTTGTGACCTAGGATCTTCAGTCCATCCTCGCACGGGATCAGAATCTCGCTCTGTCCGTCGCCATCAACATCCCACATTAGGGGAGAGGAGTCTATGTTGCCTGCGTCATACCTCCAGACCGCCTCACCATTGAAGTTCACCGCGTAAACAGAACCGTTCACCGTAGCGAATACGATTTCTGGCCCGCCATCTTCGTTCAAATCGCCGGAGATTGGCCTGAAGGTACCAGGGGATGTCTTAAAGGTCCATTCAAGGACACCCTCTCCGTTCAGCACGCAAAGGCCTTCTCTGCATCCAGTAACTATCTCTGGAGTGCCGTCACCATCCAAATCTACCACTAATGGCTCGGAGTGTCGGTAAGCAGCATCCCTCGCCTTCCATAGAGGTTTGCCCTCACCGTTGATGAGGCCCAAGAGGTAGCTCACCGATTGGGGGAAGGGTGTCCCTTCAGGAGGCTCATACCCACTGTACACTATCTCCCCCTTTCCATCGCCGTTCAAGTCAGCTATTGTAAGCCCTTCCACGGATTGATTGACCTTAATCCTCCAGAGGAGCCTTCCATCCCGGCTCAGCGCGTACATCTCTGTCGTGTAGAATTCGTAAGCCACCACTTCATCTCTCCCATCCCCGTTGAGGTCGCCCGTCTTTATGATGGGGATGAAAAGATAGCTGCCTCTAGTCGCCTCATTGGAGGGGCTGAAAGTCCACAGTAGTTGACCCATTTTAAGCGCGTAGATCCTCCCTTCGTAGGTAGAGCTTGCCAGAACGACAGGAGGGCCCTCATCGGATTCGATTACCGAGAGGGCCGTTATCAATCCCTTTGCATTGTACTTCCAGAGGATCGTTTCTCCTCGTGGGATAGTGAGACACCAGATAACTCGTCACCTTTTGCCACGATCAAGTCGGTTACGCCATCACAGTTCAAGTCATCAATGAAGAACAAAGAGGCATTAAGTTTTTCCCTTAATCCGATATTACAAGCACTTATTTTTCCAACAACTTCTCTACTGGTGTTTGTACATCTTGTATTGACTCTGTTAGTAGTAATATTGTTGGTTTTAATTATCTCAGTACTAGAAACACTAGAAAATAAGGTAATTATAATTATCGAAAATATAGGCTATAGTCAGGATAGCAATTATTAAAATCACTAGAAATATAAAATGTTCCAGTTTTTCCATCAGTATTCACCTTTCACGGTCATAAAAATAGGGAAGTATTTTTGTTAGCATTGATTTCATGGTACAATGACATTGATTATAAACATTTGTGGATACCCACACGTTGAATAACATCCGCAGTAGCTACAGTACGGGCATGGATTGGTGAGTGTATAATATGCGTA
The nucleotide sequence above comes from Thermoproteota archaeon. Encoded proteins:
- a CDS encoding VCBS repeat-containing protein translates to MEVETHPYEIVVRLEQDITPLIAQERRIFIKSTATTFYRINDSEVALNALPGRYEIGLMVGNWVAATQRVVVPWAPTMEWPSPSGSVSRSFLVRHATGKGLSIGREKTLFPDYTLTPLIGDVDGDGSPDLVLMDGKEMQIFDMSGRVVKVQLDSEARGGIIADLNGDGSRKS
- a CDS encoding DUF86 domain-containing protein; protein product: MSSLKEICRLSIDEYLSDRRNLYTLRYLLIVIVESLSKIAVSILERDFGVLPRGYRESFSELYRKEVVRPSVGTKMERLASLRNMLIHRYWEVDDLRLYEEARGGGIEAIESFLGGGEDLYL
- a CDS encoding nucleotidyltransferase domain-containing protein, with the translated sequence MLEALLPREEILAVLIYGSFISSSVFRDIDVGVLTGGRVPYGELPCYEETLSDELSRIVGIPVDVRVIDYAPPWFRAKVLEGEVLLERSPGMVSIMRFIVKQIQRDSEAMIRTVLGKIA